ATGGTGTTTCAGCATTCGGCACTGCATGATATCGCACTGCGGCGGGGATGGTGTTTGGTTGCGGGGTTGGGACGGTTTTATTATGGATAATTGGCTCACCGGTAACGAACGCGCAGGCTTTGGAGCCTACGAAGAGAATGCTTCTGTTACTTTTACTGCGAATCGTTTGGAGTGGAATTTTACCGCGGGCATCGAAATCCATGGAGGCGATCACTACAACATAACTGGAAACTTCTTTGATCGTCACGGCGGGCCTGCAATCGAGTTGATGGACAGATCGGGTGTCCCCGCATCACAAATTACAGTTACGGGAAACATCCTGTATCGTAACGGGAAGCCGCAGCGTTGCGGTGATCAGCCGTATGACTCGTCTCATATTCGCTGTATGAACGCTGAAGGCGTTGTCATTAGCAGCAACGTGTGTGAGGTGTCTGAGGACGACCCAAAATCGACTGAGAGTGATGGGAACTCGCCAGAATGGGGGATCGTGATCGGAGGTTTGAATGATGTGATCATTAAGGACAATATCTTACACAAAGGGTTTAAAGATCAACTGATGGTTGATCTCGGAGGGCATAAGGGCACCGTGATTATTAAGGATAATATTGGCAGTGCATTTGTTGAATCTCCAGTATCCGCCACAGCAGTTTTATGATGCCTATCGATAAGTCATTCGGTCAGTTTAATTCATATGATGTCGATGTACACAATCTTCGTGAGCCTCGCTTCGGTGATTTTTAGTCGAAATCAATGGCGTAACGTGCGACACTGATTTTATCTCTTAAGAGGATCCAGTTCGATGTAACACAAAACTGATTCTATTCATGCCTTATTATGTCAATTAAGTCATACCTCTCAATACTGTTAGCAAGCGCTACAATTTACATTCCTCAAATAGCGCTTGAGGCGGCCCAATTAGCGCCTAACGTTCTTTTCATTGCAGTCGACGATTTGAAGCCGATGATCGGAGCGTATGGGGATCGCACGATATTGACTCCCCAGATAGATCGCTTAGCCGCACGAGGGACAACTTTTTTGAACAACCATTGCCAAGTGGCGGTCTGTGGACCTTCACGGGCTAGTTTACTGACAGGATTGCGGCCAGATACGACTCAGGTTTACGATTTGAAAACGAAGATGCGTGATATCCATCCCGACATTCTGACATTGCCACAACATTTTAAAAACAACGGTTATGAAACGGTCGGGATGGGGAAGATATTTGATCCTCGCTGTGTGGATGGTCGTCAGTATCAGGATCGACCATCGTGGTCGGTGCCATTCATGTATCACTACGGTAAGGTCGAGTCAGCGGCAGGGTTCGTTAATACGAAGACGATCGAGTGGTTTCGCTCGCAGAAAGATGCCAATGGTAAAGCAATACCTGAGTGGAATATCAAAGGCATACCGCCCGTTGAGGGAAGTGAAGCGGTGCCGGACAATGCCTACAGCGATGGAGCAATGGCTGAGGCTGCGGTCGAATGGATTGATAAACTTGCTGGAGCTGATAAACCTTATTTCCTCGCCGTGGGGTTTCATAAACCGCACCTGCCTTTTGTTGCTCCAAAAAAGTATTGGGATCTCTATGAGCGGGATCAGTTCAATGTGGCGGCTTATCAAACTGCTCCCGCAGGCACGCCAGAGTTTACCCTGCAACCTGGTTATGAAATTCGTGGGAAATATGACGTGCCGCGTCAGGGGACGTTTCCCGATGATCTGCAGCTAGAACTGATTCATGGCTATCATGCCTGTGTCAGTTACATCGATGCTCAAATCGGTAAATTGCTCGATGCGCTCGAAGCCTCCGGTGAGGCCGATAACACAATTATTGTGCTTTGGGGAGACCATGGCTGGCACTTGGGGGATCATTCAATGTGGTGCAAGCACTCCGTTTACGAACAAGCGACCCGCTCTCCATTGATTCTCGTAGCACCCGAGCAGCAACAGCGAGGCAGCTTTGTGCAATCCCCCACCGAGTTCACTGATCTGTTTCCGACTCTCTGCGACCTGGCCGGCTTGGAACACCCGGAAGTTTTAGAAGGTATCAGCTTGTCATCCTTATTGGACGAGCCTGAGGGCCGAGTGCGCAATGTGGCGATGAGCCAGTATGCTCGGAAGGCTGGGAGGCATGATTTGGTCGGATATAGCTTTAGAAGTCACAGATTTCGTTATACGGAGTGGCGTATTGCTACTGGCCCAGGTAAAAAAGGGGATGGGCCTGTCTATGCGCGCGAACTTTATGATTATGTCTTAGATCCATTAGAAACTAGAAACTTGATCGAAGACCTCAGCAATTCGCGTCAGTTGAAACAGATGGAATTTGAAGCTAAAACGCTCCTTGAAGCTAATGGAATAATGACCGTGCGTTGAGAGTGAATATATTGGGGGCGGGCGATATCAAGGATGATTGATCGATCTGTGGATAAGGTTACATTAATTAGTATTTGTTCTTCGGGGCGGCTATTTCATATGCTTGGGGTAGAAATACTACTTATTGTCTCTATTCCCCGAAAACTTCCCATAGTATGAATAAAAGCGCGCTCACTCTATTTTTCTGTTTTAATACTGGTGTCTATTTAGATGCCATCCCAGTCGTGACTCAAGTGGGAGATTTGGATTTTACCTATTTGAGTGGCAGCTCTGAAAGTAATTTCAGTGCGAGCACGTTAGACATTGTAACGTCCAAAAACTCCTATGTGTATGCCGAGCTTCCAGCGGTTTACTTCATCGAAATTGGCGACACGATGACTGTGAGCTTTAGTTTCGCGCTGGATAATTCCCTCGTAGATACTGAGAGTTCGTTCGATTTTGGTTTTGTTGATAGTGATGGATCAGGGGCTGTTCCGCTCGGTTACGACTATGGCGTTCAGTTGGATCCTGTGACGACAGCAAACGGTATGCAATTTCGAGAAGGAGACGATGGAAATCTTGGTAAATATAGCACCGACGCGGCTTTTGCTACGGATACGCATACCGCGACCTTAGTCGTGGAACGAACTGCTTTGGATACGTATGATTTATCTTTTTCTAGTCCGTCGCTCTCATCGACGACACGAACGGTTCAGAATGATATAATCCCGCTTGGTGCGACTGAATTCGATACGATTTATTTTGCATTTCGTGGAGATGCGTGGAATGAGGATTTTGGAGGTAGCTCTGCGATTATGAGCATCAGTAATTTTTCGATCAATACCACCGCGATCCCTGAGCCCAGGACTTACGCATTCATTTTTGGTAGCTTATGTTTACTTATGTTGGGGAGACGATGTTCTCGTTAAGAACGAGAAGTTTGTTCGGTGTGAAGTTGAGTAGATTGTCCTTATCTTCGGAGTGGTTAACTCAGGGTGGGGGGCGGTGTTACTTAGCAAATTTCTGCCGATAGGTATCGTATTTGACCGATACTACACGCCGGATGCGCCTTGTTTGCCATCCCAGACGTATTTTTATGCAGAATTTAATGAAATCCATATTACAGGCCAGGAAGGCATGGAGTCTGCCAAGATGTTCAACTGGCCGTTGATAAGGTGAGCAAGTCTCGCGCTTTGCGAGACTTGCTTTTCTTTTCGAGACTTTGGGTGGAGTGTTTACATCAAAAGTAGCCTCCGCGGTCATGAATTTCTTCGGCTGTGAGGCCGGCTGCGACCCATTCTTTGATCTCGCCTTCGTTGCGCTCGATTTGTTCGGCACGTTCCAAGACCGCGACTGCGATCTTGCGAGGGATGACGAGGCCGCCGTCGATGTCAGCGAGGAGGATGTCGCCTGGTCTGACGATGACTTCGCCTACAAAAATGGGGACTTGATAGGCGACCACCTTCGTGTGAGAGAGCGCTCCGGAACTGGTGCGATAGCGATACCAGATGGGGAAATTCTGACTAAGGATGTCTTTGGTGTCCCGAATGCCGCCGTCGATGATGGCACCACGGCAGCCACGTTTCATAGAGGCTTGAGTCATGACTCCGCCCCAATGAGAGGGCTGTTCGATGCCATTGGCGTTGGCATTCCAAATGACAACGTGGCCGGGACGAAGGTCGTCGAGCATTTCTACGCGCAGTTCCATTTCGCCACTCATCGTGGGATCTTTGACTGCCTTGACTGTGAAGGCTTCGCCACAGACGACCATTTCATCGCGCAGTGGCATAATGCTGGAAGGCAGGGCTTGGTAGGGCAGGCACATTTCACGTAGGACGTCGTTGACGGCTCCTGTGTAGAGTTTTTCGTAGCGCTCGCAGAGCTCTTCGAGTGGGATGCTGAGCTCTATTTTTTCCACGTTATCGCGGATTTGTTTGAGCTTATCGACTTGCATTTGCTTACTCATAATTTTCTTATTTTTTATATGTAGTTGAATTGTTGTTACAGGCTCATTCCGCCATCGACGTAGATATTTTGGCCGGTGATGTAGGCACCTGCATTGCTGCAGAGCAGAAGTGCGGTAGCGGCGCAATCTTCGGGAGTCCCGATGCGGCCGACCGGGATTTTTCCCAGCACGAATTGCTTATAGTTTTCATCGGCGAGGCGAGGGATGTTGCGGTCTGTTCCGATCACCCCGGGAGCGAGGTTGTTGACAGTGACGCCAGAGGGGCCGAGTTGTTTTGCTAGATTCTGTGCTAAGCTGGTTTGCGCGCATTTCGTTGCGGCGTAGATCAGCATGTCCGGATGCGGTTTGCTCTCTTGTACGCTGCCGACAGTGAGGATGCGCCCCCAGCCACGTTCTACCATGTCTGGGGCTACGCGCTGGATTAGCTCATAGGTGCAGCGTAGGTTGACATTGACCTGCAACTCAAAGTCCTGGCGATTGCCTTCGAGCCATGGTTTGGGCAACTGTACGGAGGCGTTAGTCACAAGGATGTCGAGCTGACCGAAGGCTTCATTGACTTGCGCGTGAAGATAGTCTGCCGCGTCATCGTCAGCCAAATTCTTTAGAACCACGGTGCATTGGACTCCGTGGGCGAGCACTTCGTCGCGGACCTTTTGCACGCGCTCAGAGTCGCTTGTGCCGTGGAGTGCGATGTTGGCTCCCGCCTCGGCCAATGCCAAGGCGATGGCGCGACCAATGCCGCGGGTGGAGCCTGTGACTAAAGCACTGCGTCCACTTAAATCAAATTGCTTGGCGAGTTTCATGTTTGTATTCAATATGTAATGACAGAGCGCTTTGGAGCATTAGCTCCATTGACGATCGTTGGCCCATTCTTTGTCCCACTCGTTGGTCGGGGCCCATGCTTCGGGGAAGTCGGGGTGAAGCTTTTCGGCAATGAGCTCCTCGTTGAGCGCTTCGATCCCTAGGCCGGGAGTCGTTGGTACTTGGATGTATCCGTTGTTGATGAGAGGTTTGGGCAGGCCGAGGGCTAAATCTTCCCACCAGGGGATGTCGACCGAGTGTACTTCCAGCGCGATGAAGTTGCGGGTGGCGGCGGCCACGTGTACTGCGGCCATACAGGCAATGGGGCTTTCCGCCATATGGATCGCCATGGAGACGCCGTAATCCTCGGCCAGATCTCCTATCTTTTTGGTTTCCAAAATACCCCCTGTGGAGAGCACGTCGGGGTGGACGATTGCCAGATTGCCGGACTCGAATAGCGGCATGAAGTTTTCCTTTAAGTAAATGTCTTCACCGGTGCCGATGGGGACAGTGGTGGCGTTCGCAAGACGTGTGTATTGCTCGGTCATTTGCCACGGAATGGGATCTTCCATCCAAGCTAGATTGAATTTCTCCAGGCGCTTGGCCAGCTTAATGCAGTCTTCCAGTGGAATGTGCCCGAGGTGATCGATGGCCAGTGGGATTTCATAGCCAATCTCAGCACGCACATCGGCCATGTATTGTTCCAGATAATCCAAGCCTTTTTCGGTGAGATGAATTCCTGTGAAGGGGTGGGCCGTATTAAACAGATCGTAGGCTTCACCGCGCATCGCGCGTGGATCGATGGAGCCGCCCGGTGTGCTGAAAACCGTTTTCTTGTATTCTTTCATCTTCTCCAGAAAACCAAGTGGTGCGCTTAGGCAACCCGGCTGGTCAATCAGAAGCTCTAGCCCTAGATCCATTTTGAGATAGGTGAAGCCCAGATCCATGCGAGCTCGCAGGGCCTTGCCCATGTCGCGCCCGCCACCTTCGGAGTCGGTGTCGCAATAGATCCGGATTTGATCGCGGTATTTACCTCCTAATAACTGCCAAACGGGGACGCCCCAAGCCTTGCCGGCTAAGTCCCAGCACGCCAGCTCGATGCCACTCACGCCGCCACCCTGACGTGAATGCCCTCCGAATTGTTTGATACGACGGAAGATCTTCTCCACATTGCAGGGATTCTCGCCGATGATCCGGCTCTTCAGCATCGCCGCGTAGGTGCGGCTGGACGCATCGCGCACCTCGCCGTAGCCGACCAAACCTTGGTTG
The nucleotide sequence above comes from Coraliomargarita algicola. Encoded proteins:
- a CDS encoding right-handed parallel beta-helix repeat-containing protein, which encodes MINILDYGAVGDGKTDNTAAIQQALDAAGELRCSVLIPEGRYRTSRLRVPSYCGIVGHPSWGFRDVGGSVLELNDAQASCLLDVSDTSGVNLDGLSLEGHRGGDGVHGIALDQEDYGANGAENSLTIERCRVNGFSGNGVYLHRAWCFSIRHCMISHCGGDGVWLRGWDGFIMDNWLTGNERAGFGAYEENASVTFTANRLEWNFTAGIEIHGGDHYNITGNFFDRHGGPAIELMDRSGVPASQITVTGNILYRNGKPQRCGDQPYDSSHIRCMNAEGVVISSNVCEVSEDDPKSTESDGNSPEWGIVIGGLNDVIIKDNILHKGFKDQLMVDLGGHKGTVIIKDNIGSAFVESPVSATAVL
- a CDS encoding sulfatase; its protein translation is MSIKSYLSILLASATIYIPQIALEAAQLAPNVLFIAVDDLKPMIGAYGDRTILTPQIDRLAARGTTFLNNHCQVAVCGPSRASLLTGLRPDTTQVYDLKTKMRDIHPDILTLPQHFKNNGYETVGMGKIFDPRCVDGRQYQDRPSWSVPFMYHYGKVESAAGFVNTKTIEWFRSQKDANGKAIPEWNIKGIPPVEGSEAVPDNAYSDGAMAEAAVEWIDKLAGADKPYFLAVGFHKPHLPFVAPKKYWDLYERDQFNVAAYQTAPAGTPEFTLQPGYEIRGKYDVPRQGTFPDDLQLELIHGYHACVSYIDAQIGKLLDALEASGEADNTIIVLWGDHGWHLGDHSMWCKHSVYEQATRSPLILVAPEQQQRGSFVQSPTEFTDLFPTLCDLAGLEHPEVLEGISLSSLLDEPEGRVRNVAMSQYARKAGRHDLVGYSFRSHRFRYTEWRIATGPGKKGDGPVYARELYDYVLDPLETRNLIEDLSNSRQLKQMEFEAKTLLEANGIMTVR
- a CDS encoding RraA family protein, which encodes MSKQMQVDKLKQIRDNVEKIELSIPLEELCERYEKLYTGAVNDVLREMCLPYQALPSSIMPLRDEMVVCGEAFTVKAVKDPTMSGEMELRVEMLDDLRPGHVVIWNANANGIEQPSHWGGVMTQASMKRGCRGAIIDGGIRDTKDILSQNFPIWYRYRTSSGALSHTKVVAYQVPIFVGEVIVRPGDILLADIDGGLVIPRKIAVAVLERAEQIERNEGEIKEWVAAGLTAEEIHDRGGYF
- a CDS encoding SDR family NAD(P)-dependent oxidoreductase, producing MKLAKQFDLSGRSALVTGSTRGIGRAIALALAEAGANIALHGTSDSERVQKVRDEVLAHGVQCTVVLKNLADDDAADYLHAQVNEAFGQLDILVTNASVQLPKPWLEGNRQDFELQVNVNLRCTYELIQRVAPDMVERGWGRILTVGSVQESKPHPDMLIYAATKCAQTSLAQNLAKQLGPSGVTVNNLAPGVIGTDRNIPRLADENYKQFVLGKIPVGRIGTPEDCAATALLLCSNAGAYITGQNIYVDGGMSL
- a CDS encoding mandelate racemase/muconate lactonizing enzyme family protein, producing the protein MTHPHHNKALSEVDPSTLKITDMRFADIDGAPKRCTLIKLYTNQGLVGYGEVRDASSRTYAAMLKSRIIGENPCNVEKIFRRIKQFGGHSRQGGGVSGIELACWDLAGKAWGVPVWQLLGGKYRDQIRIYCDTDSEGGGRDMGKALRARMDLGFTYLKMDLGLELLIDQPGCLSAPLGFLEKMKEYKKTVFSTPGGSIDPRAMRGEAYDLFNTAHPFTGIHLTEKGLDYLEQYMADVRAEIGYEIPLAIDHLGHIPLEDCIKLAKRLEKFNLAWMEDPIPWQMTEQYTRLANATTVPIGTGEDIYLKENFMPLFESGNLAIVHPDVLSTGGILETKKIGDLAEDYGVSMAIHMAESPIACMAAVHVAAATRNFIALEVHSVDIPWWEDLALGLPKPLINNGYIQVPTTPGLGIEALNEELIAEKLHPDFPEAWAPTNEWDKEWANDRQWS